The window CATTAACTGCTTCTAAAATTATCTTATCATTTTCCAGTTCTTACATCAAATAAAATATTAATAATCCTTGACCCTTACACAGTGTGATAGTTTATAATCCTACTTAGAAAGTTTCCCTTAGCACAAATGAGATTGCTCTTATCTTATTTGTTGCATTGACAATTTTACTAAAAGAATAAAAAGGAGGTCATGAAATGAACATTACTATGATTAATACCATTAAAAGCTATAGAGATATGCTAAGAAAAGACCCTTCTCTGAGACAAGATTATCTGGAAAATGAACTATTTAAGGATTTTAAGCCCATGTTTAACATGCTGGGTATGCCCATGGAACAACTATTAAGGAGTTTTCTATCTGTATCAGAAAGGGAAGAAACCTATTATCATTATTTACACTTGATGGAGCAAGAAAATATTGAAGCAAAATGTCTAGATGCACTAAATAAATCTGCTGAAGCATGCAGGAAAAAAGGCATTAACGTTCCTGACCAATTAACCTTCGGTGTATATCTTGGGGACCCGAAAGCCTTAGCGCACAGTGAAGGATATACAGGTTTTGGTGGTATTCCTGGCTATATACAAATGGTCATTGCACCAACACCCGAAAATTTGGGGAAACTCCCAGGAGCAGTATGTCATGAATTCCATCATAACTGCATGTTTTTAATGAAACCCTTTAATCCTATGACAATCTTGTTAAAAGATTACCTTCTCTATGAAGGAATGGCAGAGCATTTTGCTGAAGAAATGTATGGTGAATCCATGGTGGGTCCTTGGGTGACTCATGTTTCTGAAGAAGATTGTAAGCTGTCAAAATCACTCATAGCTCCAGCATTGGAACGCCAAGGTTTTCAAGCTGTCATGCCCTATATATTTGGTGGTCAACCCGTAACGGATTCTAATGGACAATCTGTTACCATGCCGTCAACAGGAGGGTATGCTATAGGATATAATATCGTTAAGGCTTACTGCCAACAAACAGGCTTAACAACCCTTGATGCCATGACTAAAAGCTCTGATGAAATTATTGAGAAATCTCTTTATTTTAACAACTAGATATGTATCATTAATCAACGATCGTAAATGTGGCTAACGTTTCTATTAGCCTCAGCCACATTTACGATTTTTGCATCTCATAGTATATAGGATGTTATTCTTTATCAACACATTTTTTTAATTTTACATCTTCATTTTAAGTATTTAAAAACTAGAAGCCAGGCTTAAGCCATCCTTCTAGTTTTTATACCTTATCATTCATAATTCTCCATCTCATAAAGCATTTTATTCATATCTTTTATTTTAAGCATACCATGATCATAATCAATAATATCTTCTTGAACCAGCCCCATAAGGATACGGTTAAGGCTCCGCATTTTTCCTCCTATAGCAAGTAACAACTGCTCTTTACTGATGTAATGATGCCCTTGTTCCATTTGTTTTTTTAGGTAGTTCATAACCCTATATTTAATGGGATATAAAATGTTAACCACCGAGACAAGAGCCGCATCATAGAGCTTGTTAGCCAATTGGTACATGACGTAATCGTTAAAATCCTTACTTAATTTCATCCATTCCATGAAGTTGACTTTACTAATCCTCTTAAGATGGCACACATCTGTTACAGCTTTTACAAAAGATAAAACTTCTCTATCGTTAATAATTTCCACTTCTCCGAACATCTCGTTGTCTTTATACATGTATTCAAGGTATTGAATACCATTACCTGCAATATGGTAAACTTGTACCTGCCCGCTTATAAGAAAATAGGCATAAGCTGGTTCATCTCCTTGACACATGATATAGTCCCCTATTTGAACATGCATATCCACCATGCTCTCCTTAATAACTGCTGGGCATTCTTTTAATAATTGACATAATGATTGAATCATGTATGATTTCCCCTTATATGATGAGTTGAAATAGTTTTTCTTTGAAGAGCTGGCCGTTAAGTTGAGAACAAAAGGTAGCATTAGGCGTCTTTTGCTCAATATGCATATAGTCAATAACCAATTGTCCATAGCCTTTTTCACTGGTATAATCCACATAGCAATAAGCATCGTAATTCTCTACCATATCCCCATACAGGGCAGCTGCAACTGTTGCTGGGTCTGGTAAATCAAACCCAATATGACCCAATCGCTCAAGGTTGAATTTTTCTAAAGCCTTGTTACACCGCACACAAAACTTTGCAATATCGGAACCTGACTTCATAAGGTAATCCATATCCTCCTTGTTTATGAAAGATGTTCCCATGCTTACATCCCATCCCACAAAATATAGATTCAACCCTGCATTAATAACAATCTGAGCAGCTTCCGCATCCACATAAATATTGAACTCCGCAACGGGCGTTATATTGCCTGATGCCAAACCTGCACCACCCATGATGGAAACCCTCTTTAGCTTCTTCATGGTGTCAGGCGCTTTCAAACATGCCATGGCAACATTGGTTAATGGACCAAGTGTAATGAGTTCTATGGGCTCATCACTAGCTTCAATAATACGTAACATGGCATCCACTGCATGCTCTTGTTCAACCTGTAAAACAGGTTCTTCTAAATCCATATCCCCCATACCATCTTCTCCATGTACAAATTCCGATGTATATAACTCTCTCATGACCGGTTTAGCCATCCCCTTATAGACAGGTGGCGTATAGGTTCCTGCCTTCTCAACAGAAATTAATGCATTCTTAACTGCTAAATCAATAGGTACATTACCAGCTACCACAGTAATTGCTTCTACACATACCTCTTTTTCCCTTAGTGCCATAATAATAGCCACTGCGTCATCAGATGCTGTATCGGTATCAATGATTATCTTTCTCATGGTTATCATCTCCTTCCTAGCTCCATTTTATAACGATACTCACTGTTTGTCAGGGTCATTTGACCCAAAGCCATATGCATCATAACAAGACACTTATCCTTTTATTTGTCACTTATTTTGACATCCTACACCATTCACCCCAATAAAAAATCTGAAAGGAACATGCTATCCTTTCAGATCCATTAACTACTCTATGCATTTAACTTTTTGTTCCACTCTTTCATGGCTTCACTATTCGTACTCACATTCTTAATGGTCACTTGACCACCAAATCGGTCTAACGCCTCTTTAACCTTTTTTACAGCTTTTATCACATCTTGCTTATGGGTAGAAGATGTTCCCCTTATTTGCTCATATAAAGCGCCATCATTAATCACAATTGTAATTTCCTCATCCTTGTATTTCTTTAATCTCTTCAATAGAACCATCAAGGCAACATGGGTTACAATATAAGGCTTCTTATAACTTTGCCACTCGGAATCTTTACATATCAATACATCATCTTTAAAAATACTATAACGAATCTCAATATCTTCATTCTCTTGGTATGTCGAAATACCGACTAAATATGCTGTTATCATTGGTACCTCCATTAATTGTATACTTATTCATTCCCTAAAGATTTATTATTTCTATAACAAGAACAGTATATCACAAAATTTAATCTTTTACCTCATCCATTCATAATATGAAACATTGCAACTCAAAAAACCCAACATTACACTTATTATTTCATACCTAATCCAAAGTATTACCTCGTCCCCTCCCTTATCTAGTAGGTAGATGGGTAGCGTCAATTTGTGATGTTTAAATAATACCTAGAAATTCTTAGCTCACGAAAAGCTTAATGCCGTAAAAAAACTTAAGTGTCTGAACGTTAGTGAGTTTTAAGTTTTAGGCATTCAGCTTTTCGTGGGCTTAGTATTTCTCGCATTATTTAACCTGAGCAAATTGACGCTACCCATCTACCTACGGTCGTCTTGCATATCATTTGTATTTTATATTTTTCCATAAAATAACCCTATAACCTAAAGATAAAACAACCCTATGATAATGCCTCACTTACCTTCACTTCAAACACATAATAACTCCTATCAGGATATAAATAAGAATTAAGATGTTCTTCTCGTATCGTTACATGCCCCTCTATCACATACTCCCGCCTCACATCATGCATAAACACCTCTGCCTGACTAAATATCTCCATATACTGCTTACAATAATACCCCCTAGACACATAGGTTCCTTCCGTTAAAAGAATAGCTTCATAATCCGTTTCCTCACGATAGGGAAGCGCCATGGTATACCGCTCTTCATCTTGTCGTACCATGACCATACTCTTAAACATATCTAAAATAGTCTTGTCCCATTTCTTCCCTAATGTTTTCATCGTATCATGTATGACTTTTAATGAATAGGTCATTTCATCAACATCTATGACTTTCAGATAACGTCTATCAGCATATGTGTTTTTGACCAATGCAGTGCTATCAATACCTTTGGTTATATAATCAAGCCTTTCCTCTACATCTTTTTCTAACGCTTGTAGACGCTCTATCTTATTCCGTATACTCTGCTTCTTCTCCATCAATAACTTCTGATAATCTTCTTTATGATAGTCTTTTATTATTTTCTTCAGCTCTTTCATGGGAATATCCATATGCCTTAGAAACAAGATGGTATCCAGACGTTCAATCTCATCAATACCATATAACCGATAGCCATTATCATCCATATATGCCGGGCTGAGTACATCTTTTCTTTCATAAAAACGAATAACCGATATGTTAATACCATATATATCCGCTAATTCACCAATTGTAATTAATTTCCTCATCAACTTACCTCTTTTATTGAAAATCATCCTTGACCTTAAACTAGGTTCATAGTTTATAATACATTTTATATTATCAAGGAGGACAAGTCAATGCATACAGATACTCATTTTATTCAAGACTTAGTTATTATTTTATTAGCTACTGGAATTGGTTCATATATATTTAAAAAACTTCGTTTATCCATGGTACTGGGTCAAATAATTGGTGGTGTAATTATAGGACCATCTCTATTAGGCATCATTAGTCAGACAGAATTCGTGTCCAATCTATCAGAAATTGGTGTCATCCTACTTATGTTTATTGCTGGTCTAGAAACGGATTATGAGAAGCTGAAAGACTCTTTTAATCAATCATTTTTGATTGCTATTGGTGGTATTCTCGTGCCTTTTGTTTTAGGTGCTGGTGCCTTATTCCTTATTAAGCCATCTGTTGTCTTATCAGAAGCCATCTTTTTAGGCATCATACTAACGGCTACCAGCATTGGTATAGCGGTCAAGCTATTAAGTGAAACGAAATTGTTACCGACTAAATTAGGTATGTGTACCTTAGGCGCTACAATTATTGACGATATTGCAGGTGTTATCATACTGACCCTTGCATTAGGAGCATTTGGCAGTCAGCATACCAATGTAAGTGGACTAGTCTTTAAGATTGCTATTTTCTTTATCTTATTGGTTGTTGCAGGTCATATCTTAATAAAATTTATTTCCAAAAATAGACGTTATCTAAAAGCAATTAAACCTGTATATATGCTTAGAACTGTATTATGTACCACCTTTATTTTTGCCATTTACGCCAGCAATCTAGGCATGGCAGCTATCCTTGGGGCGTATTTCATAGGACTTATTATCTCCACTACAAGTCTTAAAAAGAATATAAAGGGCGAAATATCAAAGTTTGGCAGTAGTTTCTTCATCCCCATATTTTTTACCAATATTGGTATTGGACTGGACTTAGGTGAAGTCACACAGTTTCTTCCTTTGGCTATTCTTATAACTGTTATTGGTATCGCCAGCAAGATAATTGGTGCAGGGCTGGGAGCCAAATTATCGGGCTTTCGTGCTGGTGAAGCCCTTAAAATAGGCGTATGTATGGTACCTCGGGCAGAAGTTACCTTGATTGTGGCCAACCTTGCCTTAAGACTTGACATGATCGGTAAGGATATCTTCACATCTATTATCCTATTGGTTATTATGTCGGCTATCTTTTCACCAGTGGCGTTAAAATGTCTTGTAAAACGTAGATAACCATCTGAAACTTATTCAAATACAACTATGGGTTCCTAATAGTGTATTAGCTACTTCTATCGAACAGCTAATGAATTATACTTTATAGCTAAATATTAACTTGTTGCAAACTAATATAGCTGCTTATTTGAATAATAAGCAATTAAGAACCATAATACTGATGCAAAAATAACCAAATGAATATATACAATATTGTTTAATCTTATAATATTAAGCCCTTATCAAAAATTGTTAATTATTATTTGATATTTTATTGTTTTTTGTTTAATTATTTGTATTTTTAGAAATTAATCTTGTATTGCTTCTAATAAAGTTGTATAATAGCCATAGATGAAGTAAATAGGTCAAAAAAGTAATATGAAATAGATTTCATAACTTATTTGATTGTTTATTTACAATATTAATAATCTGGCTAACATGACTTAGGGTATTTTTCCAGAATATATCAATTTATATCGTCCGTTCGATTGTTAAGCATCTCAAAGGAGGTCAGCACACAAGAAAGTTACGTTAATAAATCAATAATAATTTGATAAAAAATAGGAGGTTTTACTTATGAAAAAAATGTTAAATACACTTATCATTTTTTGTATGATAAGCGTATCGTGCAACTTATTAATGGTTAATACTGTTGAAGCTAGCACGAGTTTGACATCAAGTGAAGAAACTCTTCTTAAAAATGCTTTTGGAATTTCTAACACGAAGGATGCTGTAAAAGAATTGCAGATAAGAGTGGGAGGATGGGTTAAGGATGCAAACTATACTGGATCCCCTATTCGTTTAGTCATTGATGGTATCATGGGTCCTAATACACGGCAGGCTATTAAGAACTTTCAAAGTGCCTATAACATTAGTGCTACTGGGACCATTAATCAAACCACATTAAATACAATTAACAGTTTAGAATCTAGTGATGATTCAACCTCACATTTTTCTTGGAATGAATTTAGATGTAAAGGTAGTAGTACCCTTACTTGGAATGTATGGCATGAAATAACCAATATCACATCTGAGAAGGCACTTATCAAAACTATCGCTGACAACAGAAATATTAGTTACACTTCTCTTAAGTGGATGTATGCAAGCCAAACAGAAATTAAAGAAAATGTAAGGCGAGTGATGTGGAGGCTAGAAGCACTACGAAAAAAAATAGGAAGTAAACCTATTAATCTTACATCAGGTTTCAGATATTGGAACTATCATTTTAGAAGTCCTAATGTATATGGTGGTAATACGAGTAATGTAACGCTTAACTCTATGCATTTATATGGTGCTGCTGCCGACATATATGTAAGCGGTTATAGTAATACCTCACTGAAAAATATGGCAAAAACTTGTGGTTTTACAGGTGGATATAGTGAGGGTAGTTTTGTACATATCGACATAAGAAGTGATCTAGGAAAAAGTGCATGGTGGCAATAATTAGGGTATAGAAAAATGATACTATTTTGTCAAACAAGGGGCAGTCGGGAAATGCAAAGCCCCCTCTAACGAAAAAGAGAGCGGAAATTAAATTTCGCTCTCTTATCATATATATTTGATCAAATATATATGATAACTAATTAAGGTAAACGAATTTTTCGGTTATAACCCAATCACGATGTTCACCCTAGTCATCTCTGCTAACATGAGAGGTATTCATAGTATTAACGAGATTCTTATACCATGTGAGAGATATCTGTTTCATACTAACACAACGACTATTTTAGCAGTATATAATCTACTTCCATCAAATCAGGCGTTACCAATTGAATCATATATTCCTTATGACTGCTTAAATTATCTTGATGAAGTGATAGAATATATGCTCCTTTTCTTGTGGGTGTACCTAGAATGATAATCTGTTGTTCATACTGTAAAATCTGTTCAGGTTGAAAGTTAAATAACAATATATACCTATCCTTGGATGCATCTAGATTTATTTTATCGTGTATGCTTAGGCTCTGAAGATATAATATCTGTTCTTCTGGGTTAGTTGGTAAGACAAACAAATTGTGCATGTTTTGACATATTTGATAAGGTACCAAGGTCCCGTTTTGTTGAATCGTGGTTTTCCATATGGGATCATATATAGGTCTCTTGAAAGCAGTGTTTTGGTACATTATTCCATATTCAATGGGAGTTCCTTGTGCTTTAACAGAAGCCATATCAAGGCTCTTAGAGGGCATGTTATCTATAGGTGGCCTACAATTCTGATTCGTTATGACAACCTGTTGGTCCATGGGTATGTAATAGGATAAGTCTTTTTTTAAATCCATGTTATCTTGTTCTAATTCTTCTATGGTTTTATGAATACTGACATGAATGCATGTTTGACTGACAGTGTTCTTTTTAATTTCTTCCATCATGTCGTTATAATTTCTGACCTGACCTACAATATAATCTATTTCATAGCCTTTTGGGGTTGCTAATTGGAATAATAAATCCTTTTTAGAAACGCCTTCATCCAATAGATCATCTTGAATCATGGTTATGACTTGTAAACCCTCTCTTCTGGGTTTTCCAATTAGAGCCACTTGATTGTCATAGTGTTTGATGGCTTCTACTTGAAAATTGTAGATTAAGAGATTAATATGACTGTGATAATCAACACTTAGTGGAGAGATACCTTGCTGTCCAATAAAATCGAAAATACTGCTACCCCCAAACGGAAAAATAAACATGCGATGATGGGCATCGGTTATTTTATCTGGTAGATATAGCCAATGTCTAAAGTAAAAATCTCGCCAACTAGAATCGTACATAGGGCGTTTATAGTGATTATCCGAATAAGGTTTGGTGAAGTTAATTGTTTTCCCTTTGTCAAGGACATCCAGTAATGATAGGGTTTTTGCAGAAAAGTATCTGTCATCGTCTAAACGATATGTGTTTTCATACATTATTTTCTGTTCTTTGGGTAAGATGCTGGTTAAAACACGCTGCAATTCTTCATTTTCTTTTTTTAACTGTGACGCTATACCGTTATCTTCAATCTCCATCACCTC is drawn from Vallitalea pronyensis and contains these coding sequences:
- a CDS encoding MerR family transcriptional regulator gives rise to the protein MRKLITIGELADIYGINISVIRFYERKDVLSPAYMDDNGYRLYGIDEIERLDTILFLRHMDIPMKELKKIIKDYHKEDYQKLLMEKKQSIRNKIERLQALEKDVEERLDYITKGIDSTALVKNTYADRRYLKVIDVDEMTYSLKVIHDTMKTLGKKWDKTILDMFKSMVMVRQDEERYTMALPYREETDYEAILLTEGTYVSRGYYCKQYMEIFSQAEVFMHDVRREYVIEGHVTIREEHLNSYLYPDRSYYVFEVKVSEALS
- a CDS encoding DUF2268 domain-containing protein — encoded protein: MNITMINTIKSYRDMLRKDPSLRQDYLENELFKDFKPMFNMLGMPMEQLLRSFLSVSEREETYYHYLHLMEQENIEAKCLDALNKSAEACRKKGINVPDQLTFGVYLGDPKALAHSEGYTGFGGIPGYIQMVIAPTPENLGKLPGAVCHEFHHNCMFLMKPFNPMTILLKDYLLYEGMAEHFAEEMYGESMVGPWVTHVSEEDCKLSKSLIAPALERQGFQAVMPYIFGGQPVTDSNGQSVTMPSTGGYAIGYNIVKAYCQQTGLTTLDAMTKSSDEIIEKSLYFNN
- a CDS encoding nucleoside hydrolase: MRKIIIDTDTASDDAVAIIMALREKEVCVEAITVVAGNVPIDLAVKNALISVEKAGTYTPPVYKGMAKPVMRELYTSEFVHGEDGMGDMDLEEPVLQVEQEHAVDAMLRIIEASDEPIELITLGPLTNVAMACLKAPDTMKKLKRVSIMGGAGLASGNITPVAEFNIYVDAEAAQIVINAGLNLYFVGWDVSMGTSFINKEDMDYLMKSGSDIAKFCVRCNKALEKFNLERLGHIGFDLPDPATVAAALYGDMVENYDAYCYVDYTSEKGYGQLVIDYMHIEQKTPNATFCSQLNGQLFKEKLFQLII
- a CDS encoding M15 family metallopeptidase, with the protein product MKKMLNTLIIFCMISVSCNLLMVNTVEASTSLTSSEETLLKNAFGISNTKDAVKELQIRVGGWVKDANYTGSPIRLVIDGIMGPNTRQAIKNFQSAYNISATGTINQTTLNTINSLESSDDSTSHFSWNEFRCKGSSTLTWNVWHEITNITSEKALIKTIADNRNISYTSLKWMYASQTEIKENVRRVMWRLEALRKKIGSKPINLTSGFRYWNYHFRSPNVYGGNTSNVTLNSMHLYGAAADIYVSGYSNTSLKNMAKTCGFTGGYSEGSFVHIDIRSDLGKSAWWQ
- a CDS encoding cation:proton antiporter, which encodes MHTDTHFIQDLVIILLATGIGSYIFKKLRLSMVLGQIIGGVIIGPSLLGIISQTEFVSNLSEIGVILLMFIAGLETDYEKLKDSFNQSFLIAIGGILVPFVLGAGALFLIKPSVVLSEAIFLGIILTATSIGIAVKLLSETKLLPTKLGMCTLGATIIDDIAGVIILTLALGAFGSQHTNVSGLVFKIAIFFILLVVAGHILIKFISKNRRYLKAIKPVYMLRTVLCTTFIFAIYASNLGMAAILGAYFIGLIISTTSLKKNIKGEISKFGSSFFIPIFFTNIGIGLDLGEVTQFLPLAILITVIGIASKIIGAGLGAKLSGFRAGEALKIGVCMVPRAEVTLIVANLALRLDMIGKDIFTSIILLVIMSAIFSPVALKCLVKRR
- a CDS encoding Crp/Fnr family transcriptional regulator: MIQSLCQLLKECPAVIKESMVDMHVQIGDYIMCQGDEPAYAYFLISGQVQVYHIAGNGIQYLEYMYKDNEMFGEVEIINDREVLSFVKAVTDVCHLKRISKVNFMEWMKLSKDFNDYVMYQLANKLYDAALVSVVNILYPIKYRVMNYLKKQMEQGHHYISKEQLLLAIGGKMRSLNRILMGLVQEDIIDYDHGMLKIKDMNKMLYEMENYE